A single Macaca mulatta isolate MMU2019108-1 chromosome 11, T2T-MMU8v2.0, whole genome shotgun sequence DNA region contains:
- the WNT10B gene encoding protein Wnt-10b isoform X1: MLEEPRPRPPPSGLAGLLFLALCSRALSNEILGLKLPGEPPLTANTVCLTLSGLSKRQLGLCLRNPDVTASALQGLHIAVHECQHQLRDQRWNCSALEGGGRLPHHSAILKRGFRESAFSFSMLAAGVMHAVATACSLGKLVSCGCGWKGSGEQDRLRAKLLQLQALSRGKSFPHSLPSPGPGSGSSPGPQDTWEWGGCNHDMDFGEKFSRDFLDSREAPRDIQARMRIHNNRVGRQVVTENLKRKCKCHGTSGSCQFKTCWRAAPEFRAVGAALRERLGRAIFIDTHNRNSGAFQPRLRPRRLSGELVYFEKSPDFCERDPTMGSPGTRGRACNKTSHLLDGCGSLCCGRGHNVLRQTRVERCHCRFHWCCYVLCDECKVTQWVNVCK; the protein is encoded by the exons ATGCTGGAGGAGCCCCGGCCGCGGCCTCCGCCCTCGGGCCTCGCGGGTCTCCTGTTCCTGGCGTTGTGCAGTCG GGCTCTAAGCAATGAGATTCTGGGCCTGAAGTTGCCTGGCGAGCCGCCGCTGACGGCCAACACCGTGTGCTTGACGCTGTCCGGCCTGAGCAAGCGGCAGCTAGGCCTGTGCCTGCGCAACCCCGACGTGACGGCGTCGGCGCTTCAGGGTCTGCACATCGCGGTCCACGAGTGTCAGCACCAGCTGCGCGACCAGCGCTGGAACTGCTCAGCGCTCGAGGGCGGTGGCCGCCTGCCGCACCACAGCGCCATCCTCAAGCGCG GTTTCCGAGAAAGTGCTTTTTCCTTCTCCATGCTGGCTGCTGGGGTCATGCACGCAGTAGCCActgcctgcagcctgggcaagcTGGTGagctgtggctgtggctggaaGGGCAGTGGTGAGCAGGATCGGCTGAGGGCCAAACTGCTGCAGCTGCAGGCACTGTCCCGAGGCAAGAGTTTCCCCCACTCTCtgcccagccctggccctggctcAGGCTCCAGCCCTGGCCCCCAGGACACATGGGAATGGGGTGGCTGTAACCATGACATGGACTTTGGAGAGAAGTTCTCTCGGGATTTCTTGGATTCCAGGGAAGCTCCCCGGGACATCCAGGCACGAATGCGAATCCACAACAACAGGGTAGGGCGCCAG GTGGTAACTGAAAACCTGAAGCGGAAATGCAAGTGTCATGGCACGTCAGGCAGCTGCCAGTTCAAGACATGCTGGAGGGCGGCCCCAGAGTTCCGGGCAGTGGGGGCGGCGTTGAGGGAGCGGCTGGGCCGGGCCATCTTCATCGATACCCACAACCGCAATTCTGGAGCCTTCCAGCCCCGTCTGCGTCCCCGTCGCCTCTCAGGAGAGCTGGTCTACTTTGAGAAGTCTCCTGACTTCTGTGAGCGAGACCCCACTATGGGCTCCCCAGGGACAAGGGGCCGGGCCTGCAATAAGACCAGCCACCTGTTGGATGGCTGTGGCAGCCTGTGCTGTGGCCGTGGGCACAACGTGCTCCGGCAGACACGAGTTGAGCGCTGCCATTGCCGCTTCCACTGGTGCTGCTATGTGCTGTGTGATGAGTGCAAGGTTACACAGTGGGTGAATGTGTGTAAGTGA
- the WNT1 gene encoding proto-oncogene Wnt-1, whose amino-acid sequence MGLWAQLPGWVSATLLLALAALPAALAANSSGRWWGIVNVASSTNLLTDSKSLQLVLEPSLQLLSRKQRRLIRQNPGILHSVSGGLQSAVRECKWQFRNRRWNCPTAPGPHLFGKIVNRGCRETAFIFAITSAGVTHSVARSCSEGSIESCTCDYRRRGPGGPDWHWGGCSDNIDFGRLFGREFVDSGEKGRDLRFLMNLHNNEAGRTTVFSEMRQECKCHGMSGSCTVRTCWMRLPTLRAVGDVLRDRFDGASRVLYGNRGSNRASRAELLRLEPEDPAHKPPSPHDLVYFEKSPNFCTYSGRLGTAGTAGRACNSSSPALDGCELLCCGRGHRTRTQRVTERCNCTFHWCCHVSCRNCTHTRVLHECL is encoded by the exons ATGGGGCTCTGGGCGCAGTTGCCTGGCTGGGTTTCTGCTACGCTGCTGCTGGCGCTGGCCGCTCTGCCCGCAGCCCTGGCTGCCAACAGCAGTGGCCGATGGTG GGGTATTGTGAACGTAGCCTCCTCCACGAACCTGCTGACGGACTCCAAGAGTCTGCAACTGGTACTCGAGCCCAGTCTGCAGCTGTTGAGCCGCAAACAGCGGCGTCTGATACGCCAAAATCCGGGGATCCTGCACAGCGTGAGTGGGGGGCTGCAGAGTGCCGTGCGCGAGTGCAAGTGGCAGTTCCGGAATCGCCGCTGGAACTGTCCCACTGCTCCAGGGCCCCACCTCTTCGGCAAGATCGTCAACCGAG GCTGTCGAGAAACGGCGTTTATCTTCGCTATCACCTCCGCCGGGGTCACCCATTCGGTGGCGCGCTCCTGCTCAGAGGGTTCCATCGAATCCTGCACGTGTGACTACCGGCGGCGCGGCCCCGGGGGCCCCGACTGGCATTGGGGGGGCTGCAGCGACAACATTGACTTCGGCCGCCTCTTCGGCCGGGAGTTCGTGGACTCCGGGGAGAAGGGGCGGGACCTGCGCTTCCTCATGAACCTTCACAACAACGAGGCTGGCCGTACG ACCGTATTCTCCGAGATGCGTCAGGAGTGCAAGTGCCACGGGATGTCCGGATCCTGCACGGTGCGCACGTGCTGGATGCGGCTGCCCACCCTGCGCGCCGTGGGCGATGTGCTGCGCGACCGCTTCGACGGCGCCTCGCGCGTCCTCTACGGCAACCGCGGCAGCAACCGCGCTTCGCGGGCGGAGCTGCTGCGCCTGGAGCCGGAAGACCCGGCCCACAAACCGCCCTCCCCCCACGACCTCGTCTACTTCGAGAAATCGCCCAACTTCTGCACGTACAGCGGACGCCTGGGTACAGCGGGCACGGCAGGGCGCGCCTGTAACAGCTCGTCGCCCGCGCTGGACGGCTGCGAGCTGCTCTGCTGCGGCAGGGGCCACCGCACGCGCACGCAGCGCGTCACCGAGCGCTGCAACTGCACCTTCCACTGGTGCTGCCACGTCAGCTGCCGCAACTGCACGCACACGCGCGTACTGCACGAGTGTCTGTGA